The region GTGTTGCCAAACAGTCCTATGCCCAAAGCAATTAAGGATCTTTTATACACTGCAGGTTCTCTTTGTTTCATAGTCTTTTAATTGTTTATTCATACGTACAAATTTGGTACAAAGAAACAGTACGTTGATTTACTAGAATGAACAGAAGAGAAGAACACCAACGCCGGAGTTGGGAAACGCTATGTAGGGGTGACACATAAAACAGTAATATTAATATACTCTGTCCCCATGGATGAGCTCAAGGTTGATCCAAACGAAGCTTCGTTTTTCTTGGAGAACGACTTGCATGAAGGTACAGAAATGAAGTTACATTTCGTGAAAGACGAACAAAAATCAGCCTTTTTACCTCGACATGTAGCTGATTCGATACCCTTTTCATCAAACAAGCTTCCCCAAATCTACGACAAGTTTTCGATAAAGTCAAACTCAGTGGAAGCCAAAAGCATGAAACAAACACTAAGCGTCTGCGAGAGCAAAGGCATTGAAGGCGAGGAAAAATATTGTGCAACCTCGTTAGAGTCCATGGTGGACTTCAGCACTAACAAGTTAGGTAAAAAAGTGAAAGCGATGTCGACAGAGGTAAATGCTGAAGGAAGTACTCCGTTACAAAAGTACACAATCGAGGGCTCCATGAAACTCGCATCAGATAAAGCTGTGGTTTGCCATAAGCAAAACTACATGTACGCTGTATTTTATTGCCACAAAACCGTTAGTGTTAAAGCGTATGCTGTTTCTTTGGTGGGTGTTGATGGTACTAAAGTGAAAGGGGTGGCGGTTTGCCATACAGACACTGCGAAATGGAACCCAAAACATTTAGCGTTTCAGGTGCTGAAAGTGAAACCAGGAAGTGTCCCAGTTTGCCACTTTTTGCCTGAAGATAACGTTGTTTGGGTTCCGTACTAAGAGATACATAGTAGCAAAGTACGTTAAACCAATATATGTATTGTGTTTGTGTGCCTTTCTTTGATGGAGTAATCTATAGGGTTTAGTAATCCAACTACGTATTAATTAGAGGTTGACGCAACTTTCTTTATGTTTGGTTTGGCAGTGTATGTAAAATTAAGTAATAAATACTGCTTTTGTAATTAGTTAAGTATTTTAAATACAAATTGTAGTTACGTACCAACCAATAGAATTAGTTAAGTTATTGGTAAATCGGCTTATTAATTTCTTGCTAAAATTATATCCAGCTATCAGCTATGTGAAGGGGCGTTTTGGCTAACGTGGAGACGCTTAACGACGTTGTAACGCCGTCAACACATTAAACGCCTAAGTCCCGTTATGACGAGAACAATGAGCAACGGGAGGACCGGAGGAGTATCTAATCAAATTTCGATGTCAACTCTTTTGACCATATTAATCGACATTTATCAATCATTTGTTGTATGCAATTTTGATCATATTAGCAAGAATGAGGTTTGATGAAGATGATTTTTATGAGGGAACGATGCAAGAACACATATAGGTTTAGGAGGAGATGATTAGAAGAGTAAATATATTTAGGTTAAAATGATTTTGGCCTGTTACAATTGCTTGGGGTTTTATAAGTTTTATGCTAAAATGATCTTAGGCATGTACATTATTCTCTTAAAAAAAATAGACTATGATGAAAATTACTTATCTATAAATATATgttaataaaaatcataaatgacTACTTCTTAACGTATAGTTTTGtttttagtttatatttaaataagGTGTTTTTATTAAAGtatatttgtttttatatatattaaaaaatttgaaaaaataaataaataagaaatacaaagaaaaagaaatgacAACATAGAAATTATAGCGTGTTATAACATGTTACAAGATGTTGACTTGATCTTATAGTACCATTTATGACATGACATATGAGGTGATAATCTTTTGATATGAATTAAATACGTTTCCACTTAGTTTAAAGATAAACATTGAAATGAAACAACAATATAAGGATGATTGTTCAACAAATGTACATTCTAAACACTAGTTGTGTACCTTGTGGAGAGACACAAATTTCGAGGGTTGGGGCAGTGAAGATTAATAGTTTTTTTGGTAATTAGTTTTATTAAGAAAAATGCTATATTTCAAAACACACAAGACATATACATATTGTTATCATTCAGTTTTGCAACAACCAATAGTTGTAACCCTTGTAATACATATTGTTATCGGTCAGTTTTGGAGAACCAATATGCCCCTttaagttgatcaaacaaatcatcaatcttcgGAAGTGGATAACAATTTTTCACTTACAGTTTATTCATCTATCTGCAGTCTATGCACATCTGATGCGAACCATCATACTTCTTAACAAAAGGGTCTGTGCTCCACAAGGTAAACTACCCGGTTGGATAAAATCCTTGCCCAAAAATTCTTGAAGCTGTGAATTAAgctaactcatgcatctctggtaGTGCCAGGTGATACAACGCCTTGGCAATCAGAGATACACTAGTAATAAGATAAATCATGAACTCAATATGCCTGTTCGGAGGCAGGCCTGGCAATTCATTTGGGAAAAAATCTAGAAACTCACAAACCACTGGCACATCTGAGACTAATCTATTCTTTTCTTCTAGAATGTCAACCACATAAGCCAAAAATCTCGAACAATCATGTTGTAGATACTTCCTAACCATTGTGACAGAGTATAAAGTCGAACCAACTCTAGTACCCTCGTCATAGACGATCAGCTCTCCCCACTTGGAGTACGACCCACCACTAACCGTCTCTCGTAATCAATCAAATCCCCAAactggctcaaccaatccattcccacaatcacacatacatcaCCCATCAGAATGGGAACTAGATCAATTAGAAATTCCGTACCAAAATCTTCAATATACAGTCGCGATAAACACTTGTAATCGAAGTCAGAGTAGTTAGTAAGCAAGATGGATTCTTTTGTTTTGAGAGCTCAAGTGAGgtgtaatgtaacatcccaaaaatccaaggtaaaaatttttatttttaaaacaataaatcatacaaacgagttgttccaaaaccgatcaaagtgaatatattatttaaacatcagagtaatatTATTAATTGTCAATGTGGAAAACTCTGGGGAATGTTGTGCAGTCCCATCGTGCctttccctttcgaaccagaagtacctgaaaccataaacataaactgtaaacacaaagcttagtgagttccccaaaataccacataccaaaaatACAACTGGGCTTAACCCTGGGGTATAATCCAACCCGATATGCAAATATGGGCCCTGCCCTGGGGTGTATTTCGACCCGAACAGCACACATAAGGGATTAGAGTTCAAGgtgaaactcgccgagttgttcttgagactcggcgagttgagtcggggtggccctgtgattcatgccaggtgtgactcgtcgagcaaggggaggaactcgacgtgccaaacgggactaaagagttagtggacacgtgtagactcgccaagtcgcccaagtgcactcgatgagtcgggtcaaagtttgaccattgacttttgttgacttttagggtttggtcaacactgTGGCCTTTAAGctaaaagaggggtaaaatggtgtttTGCCTGCTGAGGGTgcctagagagggttgagtctagtcccgagagttatatttatgagaatatttactttatgtgattaggcggacgctagatcatatttctaccgagtcagagatttaccgagacatctgaggtgagtcttctcactatactttacctagtgtggtaacagagttatgtgacagagtattttagagttatatgccagtgtatttgcatgttattatgtgttgtaatTTTTTGTGATAtgagatatgcatgattcagagttacagagttaggaccagtgggtccacagagttatggtaccaagagggtcccacagagatattcgaccagagggtcaatagagttacaaccttgagtggctgatatgtgtttacgtggtattttggtgaactcactaagcaattatgcttacagtgttatgtgtggtgtttcaggtaccagcgatgatcgcgggaagacgccaatatgactcgtacacacgcacactggagttcatatgttttgatattgtggttttttttattaagataatgatgatacaatgttttaaaatgtggatgtgaatgaaattatatggtttttaaaatgcaaaaaattgtttaaatttttacggtgttacatatattaaggacttaaatcaattgacttgaatatctcccatattagatgtctggtttagacatctatgatcatcCTAAATCCTTTGGAACtaactttcctaatgaagatgatttcccgaaaatcatacttcacttcctccacctcttccaattattctccctaacccacaagttcttgaatagttcaaggtcactcaagccctattgccAAGCAatgtctatgtgtgctcacatcttggagatgaagtcacatatattcacaagccgggagagttgggtgtcaaagtctcaaggaagttggttcatcaaccactttctaagtcacatagtgagttcctttgggactactatgtaacagactatgacatgacccttatgaTCTTACCTAGTTGCTtgatgctgctgaatcaacaatgatttggagcactggtaaagcaaatttgattggaagatcgacttcccaaactaccatggacattgacaatggtaacattggaaatctagaaaagctttcttttcccaatagaaagggatcggccatagtcaactcagttgaccaaatggtaaagagaaaggctaagtatgagattgtctcgtgtaccattcccaaagggtccatatgtttctattaccAAAGTAAggagcattggttgcgaagctaccgtGGCTACCTGAAAGATTTGAGAGAAGGAAGAATCAAAAAAAAGTTTgtctctgcttcaggtaagttcactatctaactctgttaagtttctaattGATGACTCTTAATACAAAGTGTGACgcggttacattttgatgtttggcaggatcaagcaaagggaaggaaacttaaaggaagagtatgttgaatctgatcgtgaagatggatttcaatcgcatggttcgaagatcggattcttgagctactacttaggagttatgatagattgctaggaaatatgtaatagcatagttttcatttaaagttgcattgtaaggaaaaaaatttccgcattttataaataaataatttttttgctttattttatatctccttacaatggcatttatgaaaaattgatgtatgtatgtttctagcaataatggaaatgtgaatttgattctttcatttgtggtaatgtctaaatataccaaataaggaaagattctcatcacctaagttttaaattagaccgaaacttggaatcatgcaagctgtatagtatgatgaaaaagaattttcatctttggaaaattaagactaattccttgttcacatgtatatgtgagtcaagtgaaggacaaagggatcgtgtacacttggttgtgcactggcCAGGTGCACCACAAAAAGATCGATAAGGCTATTCGTcaagatttactaaagtttagtaaatatggttatacttacaagtttaagtataattctgaagtattggaaaagtttcgatgtatggcagaacgaatgggaagaatcaaattaggcagaaagataaaagtttctcaaatatgaaaagatgggagaatactttagtatcatgttttgtgatcatcttaatcattaagaaaccatatcacaattggtcctctaaggacatcttagtgcattcctatggctaagaagaggattcatgatatgttgaagtggttaaatcaagaagatgagtcatacttcgttccaaaacaattcttagagttatactccaagattgtaacttgagtgacacgtcttaaagaaggtttataacacttgtcaaatgtaagagtaaaatgttttctactcttgtacatttaaaattggtttgttgtgatgttttggataaaacaaagaccaactaaggccaattgtgtagagtgtttgtcttgataaagaatctgtactatctcttgaatatttggttgtcaaagaatgggtcttggcaagagattcttatatgtcaagaggacaatgggactctaaaagatcctgaaagagtttcaagaactaatcaagaataaaacttgtagtttatcactagctcacaacttgaggtttataacctatcgtgttgacatattcctatttctgtgcccattcaagttaaagttggctttgcatatgagttctgagttctcaattggttgcataacaacttggaagcaatgacaggcccttgtgctgccaggtggcaagaagttaagactgcaaaAGTTCaattcatatgagtttggatttgtcacaaaccttgtcttgtgattatggttttgacaaattcacatggataggaacacatacaccataaaatttaagtgtcataaggtttctctccgattcatgaaaatgatggtgaataaacgctttcactaagtagatttttagtagataacaattgtgatatttgcattctctaAGTCGTTactggagcacgtgtggttaaccggcacactaacatagacttgtgagaaatggaaaatgtctaaacaattgagactatgattacggcatcccttttcatagttctgaaattgtttagacacccatgtgtgctatctaaggaaaggtgtatgattttgataaagttttatcaaagcatttcgtattagaagtctgaactttggtaagaaagtcaataatgtattgatttctagaagtccaactgatttctgagtacatgtcaaagctagtgggagcataagtgttatgctaataatcatcatgttggtgggagcatgataattatgataagtgttgagatttagcaatgttaattatagaaaacaaaagtttcaattggaaaaaagttggtttgctataattaaaggagaggaaattatacttcatttcaaatctaaaagcttagatcgtgagattttaatcaaatttagtcaagtatatatatgaatgttatgttggaatagttcaacataaggaaattctttatatgggaacattatttgcattctaaaattcgattgtgattacgacatcctttttcataatctgaattatgagaacatggcaaatagaaattgaaatattatagaaaaagactggtctagtatcatgtatttatgtgagacatcatggatcgtgtcccatatgcttcggatataggattgattgcatgtgctataatattcatctgttctaaatttttccaaatgcctagagcattaagagggaaaaagtactagaactggatataactattttgattaagcaattgtcaaggataatctaaggtttaccaaagattggttgctcagggatgtcacaccccaaaaccggaacggcggaaacgttctggggtgaatgacgtcatgtcaagtatcacaacatatgcagtatagtaatcaaaatacaacaaccattgcattaatagtaatggttttacataagttacattacatatagacatcgaagtaatacaagtaataatatatgtgcagcttggtactaggctgtctccacaaaagctcctgggatgtacctgtctattgctgacctaagaatacaagttattttgaaagagagtatcaacatttttataaatgctggtgagttcataagtatttagtgtcatttgtgtaagtaagcattttattcaaaataactttataaaagtagtagtttagaatcaacggtgtattagagtcctttccagaaaatcctatattttctaaataaaagcagtcttctaccaagactcgacagagttatgttttaaagagtaattttccctaaaatactatcattaccaaaatacggtatttgattttaaaggaattaggagaatatcactagtaaaaacattagggaaaataacatatgcctcagcaggaaatactgctgactaaggcaaaagaaatcatagactccaggagagtatcgaatgaatgatacgcctggctcagtctaacataaggaaatacagaccccagacggtatcaaatgtacgatacggctagcaaggtctaaaacaaagagacacagaccccagacaatatcaaatgaaagatacaactagcaaggtctaaaacaaagagtgatcctaagagtgttgtttgTCAGAAATACAATGTTAATTCTctttaccttaaggccatgaattataaggtaaacatggagatactcgtaaccatactgattgacactagagtacttgacaccctgcaagcgtcagaataaatgtgacatttgtcaccccttggcttggtaggctgtggactgtagctagcagtcagggtgcgggagtgtcagtcccgtatagatctatacacacaatgcccgctctccctacaggagactctgtgtaacagcccggaatcccaggtattattaaaattatgtttttggggtgatttaagaggggactcggcgagttggagcctagactcgccgagtaggatcgcggacttggtcgcgggtccgcgactggactcgacgagtccagatatggactcggcgagtcgacgctgttcagcagaaaccctaaccgttcagtttggatcgtatttaacgcctcttaggccgtcattttcagtcttttggtcaattgagagaaaccctaatcgctgtggacgcctagagcaagggagaaagctttggaacttggaagaagtggttaggcaagaagaagaaggatttggctaaaggaatatcaaggaggattgagtcctgagatttgggggacacagagagtgcgattCCAGGTAAtaactcggaccaaatctgttattttgatgtatgtatgaaattagggtttatagaacccatttagtgatttaatgaagtaatgccttgttatcccacgactatagtcttgtattaggaccgttagaggtccagaaggtcccatgaatgtgtacttcgggacgagacctatctcaggaagcagttactcgtctgcatggcatggactcgccgagttgttcttcagactcggcgagtagcttgaagaattactgggactcgccgagttgttcatcagactcggcgagtggagtcggggtggccccgcgattctcccacgaggacctcgtcgagtcaagtgggatactcgacgagtagaaagggaatattcaggattttgtgaggacgactagactcgccgagtcgccatggtactcgccgagtccagtcgagttgaccgttgaccagagttgacctacgtctgacttcttagggatagtcacacttagatgatatgagtgttaatgagttatataatgttataggagggttgtagctcgttggtttgtgcgcgagtgatttcaggagttgctagctttcagcacttacgaggtgagtcttctcactatactgtacccggaagggtttgactgtgtgaccggaaggtcggatatgatctgtgatatgtatgctgtatgtggtatgttatatgttatatgtgctatgtatgttatgggccggaaggcgatatgatgtgtgatggaccggaaggtcggcgtgggtaaggccggaaggtttacccagcagggacggaagtcccctgagacacatggaccggaaggtcgggccggaaggcaatgttatgtggaccaaatggtccgggccggaaggcgtatgtgcgtaagttgtatattggggaactcactaagcatttatgcttacagttgttatgtatgtatgtgttgcaGGTagtagcgaggaccgtgggaaggcgccggcatgatcgatacacactgaagaatgtttcatgatcttgggagtttgaataattgtattgaccgaataattaaactgctTATGCCTtggtttttaatggaaaatatctatgttttaaaaatgaaaaattttgtttgaaaatttgagttgttacaattggtatcagagccttggtttgagggattcgggtacacctacgggggtaactgaactcaaaccgaggatttgaggaaatttttcaaataaaggcataaactttggtaaatggttttgtggtaagcaagaaagaagcagtgtgtacgatcagtcagcgcccgaacggtaaagatccccaaaataccttacaatattatatgatatgaattgttatgcatgctagaagactaggtattcatgataggactagagtggcctgatttgtgatgccttagtctagggaagttgcctatatgtgatgctttgctagtatgcggggaAATAGAGCGtatcaaaagtagagtactcactatctggagtttggggaggaggacttgggatgaacattgatgcggtgtggtcggtagtattgggcccgtattaccgaggacaccgggtcagtgggaggcccaagtaagaatccctggacatctgggactgagtagggttgcgtgtcgagtacgattatactcggtagaatctctgatagttttatgttgtatttcagagatatcatggttagaccgcgacaCGGGGCAAGTTCGAGCGgtatgagtgacgaggatattcgtcagatgatccacgaggaggtggcggcggcgatccgggctgagatcccggagatgtttgggtctatcaagaccaccctgatggagacgttcgacgagcggtacgccgcattgactgaggctgcaaccgctgcagctaccgcagctgtggccgctgctaggccacaggggggtgattcattgttgttccgagagttcagcaacacgaagccaccagagttcgatgggacgcaggatccgattgctgcgatgaggtggatcgcagatatagaggggtgcttctatacttgttcatgcccggagcacctgagggtacggttcgctttgaaccagctccgcctgggagcgaaagactggtggaagttcgtgacagcgaatttcacgttggcagagattacagcggtgacatgggagggatttactaccatgttcagggatgagtacgttcccccggtggagagggaacgattggtgcaggagttcttaaccctcaagcagggtaccgattctgttgcggtgattacacggaagtttcatgagagggcgatgttttgccctgagctggtgtcctcagagcaggctcggatgagccgatacttgggtgtcttgaggagggatattcgggagtttgtgtcaaactccacttaccacacttttgctgagcttcaggcgaatgccaggaagcgcgagatcgagttggagactcaggctagggaggaggccgagtctcagcgggtggatcggcgaccggctcagttccagccggcagccaagcggaccaagtccgctgattcgaggacaggaggttcgaagggtcgcacttgcgggaagtgcggcaagagtcatgatggagtatgtcgatctggtgcttgttacaagtgtggcaaggaggggcatattgctagggagtgccccaagggattttcggtttgctttcattgcaaccagactggccataggaaggccgagtgccctcagcttcttcagggatctgcacctgctgccggagttactgcgactcgaccggtgaaggccgaggccccgagggctcggggaagagcctttcagctgacagcggaagaggtccgcgctgcgcccgatgttgtggcaggtatgtcgtaattcatgtaattattttaatgtcgatatgttatgcttatgttgttatgcgcgtaggtactttccttgtgaactctgtgcctgccttagtgttatttgactcgggtgcgagtaggtcctttgtgtccttggcctttagtcagcatattggcgttagtcgtgagtcgttgagtcgacctttgagagtctctatagctgacgagaaggtgatttgtgctacggaggttcttcggggatgtgtactagagatt is a window of Lactuca sativa cultivar Salinas chromosome 1, Lsat_Salinas_v11, whole genome shotgun sequence DNA encoding:
- the LOC111918492 gene encoding BURP domain-containing protein 3, translated to MKFNLLNVYALFSLSLMVGSHAVTPEVYWKSVLPNSPMPKAIKDLLYTAEEKNTNAGVGKRYVGVTHKTVILIYSVPMDELKVDPNEASFFLENDLHEGTEMKLHFVKDEQKSAFLPRHVADSIPFSSNKLPQIYDKFSIKSNSVEAKSMKQTLSVCESKGIEGEEKYCATSLESMVDFSTNKLGKKVKAMSTEVNAEGSTPLQKYTIEGSMKLASDKAVVCHKQNYMYAVFYCHKTVSVKAYAVSLVGVDGTKVKGVAVCHTDTAKWNPKHLAFQVLKVKPGSVPVCHFLPEDNVVWVPY